In the genome of Zobellia nedashkovskayae, the window AAACGCCATAAAAGAGGAAATCAATTTATCTTTTAAATCCATATATTTTTAGTATTAAGTAGTTAGTACAAAGTATTAAGTACTCTTTACTAACAACTACGTACTCTGTACTATTTTTAAACCGCTGTTTCTTGCTTTAACCAGTCGTATCCTTTTTCTTCAAGCTCTAGAGCAAGTTCTTTACCACCAGATTTTACAATTTTACCATTGTGTAAAACGTGAACAAAATCAGGTACGATATACTCCAATAAACGTTGGTAGTGTGTAATTAATATTACAGCGTTATCCTTACTTTTTAATTTGTTAACTCCGCTAGCAACAATACGTAAAGCATCTATATCCAATCCAGAATCGGTTTCATCTAAAATTGCAACCTTTGGCTCTAGCATTGCCATTTGAAAAATCTCGTTTCTCTTTTTCTCACCACCAGAAAAACCTTCGTTCAATGATCTAGACAAAAATTTACGGTCAATTTCTAATAACTCAGATTTTTCACGAATCAACTTCAACATATCCTTTGCAGGCATATCTTCAAGACCTTTAGCCTTACGAGATTCGTTAATAGCAGTTTTCATAAAGTTGGTTACAGAAACACCTGGAATCTCAACTGGGTATTGAAAAGAAAGAAAAACACCCTTGTGTGCTCTTTCTTCTGGAGAAACTTCTTCTAAATCTTCACCACTTAATTCAATAGAACCTTGAGTAACCTCAAAACGCTCGTTTCCGGCAATTACAGAAGCTAATGTACTTTTACCAGAACCGTTAGGGCCCATAATAGCATGTACTTCACCTGCTTTAACCTCTAGGTTTATTCCTCTTAATATCTCCTTATCATCTACGCTAGCATGTAGATCTTTAATTTTCAACATAATGTGTTACTTTAAATATTGTGGCGCCAATGGCGTTTTACTAAAATCTTAATTACTTTTTTATCCTACAGAACCTTCTAAACTAATTTCCAATAATTTTTGTGCCTCAACAGCAAATTCCATTGGTAATTTATTTAATACTTCTTTACTGAAACCGTTTACAATTAATGCAATCGCTTTCTCTGT includes:
- the sufC gene encoding Fe-S cluster assembly ATPase SufC, which codes for MLKIKDLHASVDDKEILRGINLEVKAGEVHAIMGPNGSGKSTLASVIAGNERFEVTQGSIELSGEDLEEVSPEERAHKGVFLSFQYPVEIPGVSVTNFMKTAINESRKAKGLEDMPAKDMLKLIREKSELLEIDRKFLSRSLNEGFSGGEKKRNEIFQMAMLEPKVAILDETDSGLDIDALRIVASGVNKLKSKDNAVILITHYQRLLEYIVPDFVHVLHNGKIVKSGGKELALELEEKGYDWLKQETAV